The stretch of DNA acatgaGCTCTATAGGGCTGGTGTTCGGTGCACAACCCTGGTGGACTGATGTAATGCTTGGGTCTGGTCCGTGTCTGTGCTCAGCCTTGGCAGAAGCTGGAGCTGCTAAAGAGTCTTTGGTCATTTAAAACCCCTGGCTGCCTAGGGGCCCCTCTGCTTCCACACCAGGGGCCCCTGTTTCTCAAGCATTGACTACAGTTTTCAGATTTCTCTTGTTAATCATGATGATAGTTGTAGAAGGCCATTTCCCCTCTGAGCAGCCTCGgtactgtgtttttcagtgcagACTGAACCACTTGATGGAAGCCCAGCTGAACAAACTTAAAGCTTCATTAAATGCTGAGCAGATGAGTAACTGTTTTACTCACCTATGGGAAAAGTAGGTGAAAGTATTTGCTCAGGCTTCTGTGCTAAAAGTCATATATTGCCAACTATCTCATGTGGATGTTTGCGCTCATGATCCATCATAAAGTCTTATCTTCTCTGAGTGATAAAAATGGATGATGAGATAACTGATGGTTTATCATGATAAATGATGGATTGTGAGGGTTCATTAATCCTCTGCTATGTCTAAAATGACACTTTGCTGTTACATAAAGTTTCACTGActtgatttggaaaaaaaatagaatctTCCTGCCTCCCTATTAGTAGATTAAAATGGATATACAGTATTGTTACAGCTTGTTCCTCCTCTCTTGTTGCATTGCAGGATGTCCTCAAAGAGTGTCAGGAGCAGATCGAGCGTGTGTTGGTGAGCAGCCTGCGCGAGGGgcggcagcagcaacagcagcagcagcagacacagagggGCCCCAGCGGTAAAGGTCTGGACGAGCTGGATCAATCCTCCACCCCAACAGACGTCCGTGATGTCAACTTGTGAACCACCAGAGGGCATCATCGCACaggatttacaaaaaaaagcataatgAAAAAAACCTCAATTTtcttaaaagcagaaaaaaagaacaaaagaacaaaaaatgttaaaaacacaagccctttaaaagaaaaagaacaatgcTTGCTAGTTTTTTTGTAGATTTTCTGTTCTTCAAGTCAAAAACACCTGCCCACAAAATAGATTTCTATGATGTTCTAGTCTAAAAGCAACAAATTTGATTCAAGATGAAGCTCTGTGGTGCCTTGGATATACAGAAGGGAAGCCAatcatatttgcattctgcctttGATTGTATAGTATGATCTTTAAGTTATATTTTAACCACAGCTTGATAATGAGGCTGTTATGGTAGAAGTTGTGGAAACCATTCAGAAATTGCATACATGGGATCACAGTGGggcttaagttttttttctctgttttgttttatatgagtATTATCACTATTACTACTATCACATTTGTGGCTAGTGTGAGAGAGGAAACGTGTTTGAGCTCCTCGACCAGCAGGTCCACATGTGTGTCAAGgatgaggcagacagaggaagcCGTGAGAACATTATGCTCAAAGTTGATGGGTCCCAATTCCAGGGAAGAGACGAGATTGTAAtaattattagtagtattagtaattattattattattaatattattattggaCATATTTTGGAACCGAGTCGTAGAAATCAATAAGCTCCTTTTTTCaggctgcttgtgtgtgtcagtttgtagGTGCAGTGTGcaagcgtgtgtgtttgtacgtgAGTATGCCAGTTTGCAtgcatgtgcctgtgtgtgtgtgtgtgtgtgtgtgtgtgtgtgtgtgtgtgtgtgtgtgtgtgtgtgtgtctacatgttggtgtgtgtggtgtgaatgCTACATGTGATCCTGTATCTATATTAGCAGTGTGCAACCTACGGCGTGAGGCACTTAAGCAAAGTCAAGTCGTCGGCTTACAGTTCTATCTTAAAAGACTATGGAGCAAGCGGAGGCTACACGTACTTTGTCCATCAGTATAACAGGGCATCTATGCTATATCACTGCCTTCATGCATTAACAGTGTATCATGGTTCATTGTTGGCCAACAATAAACTCATGTGCATGGACTataagtgagagagaaaaagatttaGTGAAGGAGGATATGGGCGAAGGGACTTTCACTTAGAGCCCCTTATCTTTCTAATTTTTCCTGAGGTGTCTCACCTCAGACTCAGAGGTCACACGAGGTGTTTGTTTATTACTGCCATTCTGTCAATGAATTATTACAGAGACTTCATTCTTTTCACTTTGTTACAATATGGTGTTTCCTTAGTTGTGAAAGGCTGCTTTGAGTCTTGAGTAATGACCTCTTTCATGTGCAGCATGTATGGCACATGTGAAAAAGGGGAGAGGACAATGTCTTGAAGAAAGTAATGCTTTTTAAAGTCTGGGGGACGTTAGACTCCTCCGTACTAATTAGCAGGGAGGAAACAGGGTGTGGCATGGAAAGAATTAGAAGGACAGGGACAGTTTGCAACTAAGAAGTCACTGTGGAACTGTGGAGGGCACACGAGTGCACGGCACAGGATGGTAGAGCAGGGAGGATTTTAAAGGTGCAGGAGCATGCTGCTGTGTAGGAGATATGGATGATGTACAGCCAGTGGCTGGAAGATGATAATGAACAAAAGACACCCAAAGGCCTCACAATAAAACATTGAAATCTGCATATTTGGGTGGAACAAACATTAATATCTCATATTTGATGTCAACAGCGACACAGCTATCTCAACAGATATGCTCTAGGTTTCcatttacacagaaattaaATGAGGAACTAAGACTGTATGTGCTCATGTGAGGATGAActttctggggggggggggtagaggagTACAGGATGATAATATACTGTCAATGCATCTAGAGTCCCACATAGGGTTGATTTCAATGGCAAAGCACTTTGAGAACATGCTCCCCAGGAGATAcgtaaaatgaaatgtgttggGTGGTGATTGGAGGTGAatggatgttttcttttttttttttttccttgttagCCTTTTCTTTGGTTTACTTTGTAGGGCTGGTTTCCCAATCGTCAGACATACCCTTTGTCAAGCAAGAGTCAAATTAAAATGGCTTTCCACACGTTACGACGAGAGGACATTccgatcaaaaaaaaaaaaaaaaacattcctacCCAAGTCAAGTGAAAGTTGATGGGGAGTCTGACCATTGCAGAGAAtttgaacaaatacaaaatgccaGCATGAATTGGAAAATGCCTTCACACAGAGTTCACTGATCCATGGgttctgtttgattttcttttactttgtcaagaaatgaaatatttgtttttacttgaatttttctttttatttatctgcatCACAGCCACAGATAGTCACACAGGGCAGCGATGAGCTACAGGAAAGGGTGGTTGTAACATCCAATATTTGCACATGTTCTTCAGAGGGCAACAAGGTTTGCATTTTTAAGACAGAGCACAGCCTTTGCTCTAAACCACCTTAACTGatgtgtgttgcagtggttggtcagttttttttatggtgCTGGCTTTTGTAGTTCAGGCTGATTGTCTGTTAGTGAACACATCAGTCCCCTTGTGAGCTTTGCTGCTTCAAATCATTGGCAAGGGGAAGTTCATCAGCCAGACAGACATCAGCACAAGAcaagagacagattttttttttttcttttttgttttgttttaatgggACACATGGCTTTGCCACAGCAAGGTGTCTTTGACTTAAtgcttgagttttttttttttttttcatgacagtaTGTGACTTTGCTGAGTGTATGTTTGTCAGACTGAAGAAAAATGTGGGGATCTAATGTTTTAGTGATGTTTTTCAGTAAAACTGGGCAATTGAATGATATATTTGCCAAAACATCCCTGTATGAATATTTGATATGACCCCTTCATTTTGCCTCTGTTTGCCTGATGTAAGCTCTCTCCCAAACTTAATGGTTGTGATTTTCTTTCCTGCAATTTATTATTGCATGTTATATATTGAGACCACCTTTACAATTTGTGTTTGATATATGTTATGGGGTGACCAGACCCACAAAAGGGGTTTTCTAAGATTTAGAGATACTGTATTCCAAAgtgaagagaggacagaggaggaggtgtgaagACATCAAGAAAAAAGTGTCAATATTTTTATTGAGTTATTGTTGTCTTTTTGCGCTGCTAAAAGCTAtgaatttgtttcatttatacaaaaaaataacattaccTAGTTGTGATGTGTCACTTGAGTGTGCTGCtattttataaacatttgtattataatataattattttactGCTTAAGAGATACATTCAGAAAAACGAAGTAGATGGTGATAGAAGAACATGAAATGAGTACTCGACTGGAAATGTTCTTTgtacagtttgacagtttgctTAGATAGCATGTGtcctttcccccttttttttatctattttgcTCTCCTTCTTCAGTCACATTCTGCATCAGTGGTATTTCCTATACCTCAGGATTACTggacaaaataaatacacaaatccATCACCTATACCTCTGCAGTTAGGGAGCCTGGAACGGCGGAGAAAGGATACAGTGGGGGTggaaaaaaaggcaacaacatTTTTGTGGATGAATCCCACTTGCTTTAGTGGGGAAGTAATTTGCTCAGTACAATGGGAAACAGGATATATGCAAGGCTTCCACTTGGACTTAACCTATATTGGAGGGGGGGCACGACAACACTGCAACATTTTCTTGGGGTTTTAATACCGTAGATAGTTCAAGCATGATtcatttgtgttcatgttggtgCTACATCTGATTTGTTGTGTGTGAGCGAGGGAAAAACAGTATTCCTATGATGGCCAAAGTACAGTTCTTGCTTTATACAACCACAATCACTCTGAATGTCAGTAAATATGGATTCCGTATGTGAGAAAGATATGTTTTGGTCTGAAATATTGTGTGTGCGCACCATTGTAACTGCCACAAAATAATGGGTTGAGCTACAGCTGTCAGGTCCAGCCATAAATATTCTGATATCTGGAAGTTTCAATGGTGCAGATTTCCCTTTGAGTTGCCTCCCCTCCACTATAACTCATATCATGTACCTCAAATGTCTGTTGCACAACCTCTGTTCAATAAACTTCTGCTTTAAAGGGTGTGACACCACATCAGCTCACTATTTCCCACGCCTGTGTTCCTTTTCAGCTGTGTGCTTTCAATTGTTTTGTGATCAATAGAttagtatgtatgtgtgtgagagtgaaacTGGAGAGCAGAGCTAAGTTCAGCCGTACTTCTCAATCACCGGCAATGACGAAATGGGGACAATATGTGGTCCTCTGGCCAGAATATAAGGAAGACCAGTTATAAACACTACCCGCCAATGTGCActagagaaaaaaagtgatctATTGATATTTTAGTTTAGTCCAATAAATCTGCCACCAAAACGTTAGGAAATATAGTGGTCACAAAGAAGGATTTTCAACCACTGACCACTCTTCTTTTAAATCTGTGATGATCACTTTGTGATGGAGAACTTAAGGACAACTAAATACATCTACTAACAGTGCAAACATTATAGTTATAGTGTTGGTAGCATAGTGATAAATACATTATGTTCTGCGTTATAGTGAGATAGTCAGAAGTACGGAGGACACTAACCCTGTCTAGACCAGAGGAAAAGGTCTGGAGAAATGTTCCaagtaaagcaaaaataattgTGTGACATGGGCAAGTGTCAACCTCTGCCACCTAGTGGCTGCACCCTAGAAGTGTAAAATCATAAATGGTGAAATTTTTAtcagaaattattaaaacattaaactaaTGCAGTCAAATGCAACAATCCTGcaataaaatctaatttcagGAAGGTTATAACGTTTTGCTTTTGTTCAAACCGTTTTATAGAGGTGTTGAGTCATCTTTACGATCATTTTGTTGGAGGTAGTTTGTTGGGCTGTTGAACTGCATTGTTGAGAACATTATAGAAGCACCTGCCTATCAATGATGTAGCTAATATATGCTACGTTTAGCCTAAAATTACCCCAGTCTAAAGTAATTATTTTAGGAAATATTGGTTAAAAACTCTCTCCGGtgttgagaaagaaagaaagtggaTGTAAATCAATTCAACATATTAACTGATCACAAGTGTGTTTAGTGTCGATAACTttattcagccaatcagaggaggggTTGAAGTCTGCGCTGAGGAgcgtttagtttagtttagtgtgtGATTACTTGCGTTCAGCCTGATGTCCGAGGgaataattaaatgtataatGGGATATTATCGTATTAATTTATACAATATATTACTTTATACAATTTATACTTAAACTTTCAGTCGGGCCGCTTGTGAAAGTGCCGTGTTGGTCCTTACCAACGCTGAGTGGTCCAGATGTCTGTACGTAAATGTGATTTCCTCGCGAGGCGCAGACGCACCGGTCTGAgggcagttttctttttaaactacCGGACAGTTAATGCGGTGTTACTCTGTCATTAACCTCAAgagcatgaaaacattaagaTTTGGCCTAACTCTTGTTCGACAGTAAGTGAATTTGACATTGACATAGGCTGTTTTAATGATAAAAGTATGATAAATACCTTGTTTACCACAGAAGCTCCGAGTGGTGCTGCTCGTCGGTCCCATTTACCATTTTTGGACCTAAGTTTGGAAAAAgctataaaatatttatttattaatatatgcGGATAGTTGGTATCTATATtagtgtgtgcgcgtgtgtggaAAGTTGAGAGCAAACTTGCGAAATTATTTAGTGTAGCCCATTACTACTTAAAAACTAGTTACATGACTGAAGTCTGTGGTCTGTATTTAGCTTTAGCTGGATAGGTGCTATGCCACCCCAGCAGGTGTCACCCATTACTGACGGGCACAAAGCGTCTTGACAGGGAGTAGCCTCCCTGCTTTTAACGCAGccttgattttgttttaaaattagcACATACAAAGTGGTTACCGGACTGTCAAAGCTAACTCTAAACAAGGGCAGTTTCACACGCAGCTAGCGGGGATTCGTGACCCTCATTCAGCTCTCCCAGTTTACTTCACGGGCACTCCGTACTTTCAAGTCCAGTCTGGGGTCTGTGGACACTGCAGTGCCTCACAATGACCGCCAGAgggctgaatgaatgaatcatccAGTCCATGGAAAGGATGCCTCAATGAGTAATGTATTGTCAGTAGGTTACATCTGGTCACACTAAATCTGTAAAGCAAAACTTGATTTTTTGATTTAGAAATTTCGTATAATATgataatttctttgttttaataatacatatgtagttataaaatcattttactTATTAATTGTTTGCAGGTCATTGTTGGCATCGTTcagagtaaataaaaacatttcttcacatCAGTGCAGGGATAAATTCTACAACTAAAACTACATATGACATTGCAAGCAATGGATAATACTGGAGATCAAATGATTAAGTCATTCgacaaaaaatgaatcatctTAATTAAACATCTGCAATAATTTTGATATTAGTTATCAAGCAAAAGTGCAAGCTTACTTAAGGACTTCctgctttttctctgtaaatgtatatagttttaaatcaaatctctgggttttggacagagaaaagcaagCAATTAAAAGACATTACCTTGGGCTGTAGGAAACCATGAaaggcatttttcactgttttctgaaattttataaaGAACTAATCAGCTAATTGAAACAATAACTTAACACAGCCACTGTTAGACAGACAGGAGCATATATAATTATTAGCAGTGATTATAGTCCTGCAATAACAGGAGCAAGGTTTGAACATCTTCCCTGTTGAAAGGTCACTGAGCAAAATAGTTATACTGGGATCATATATCCTTGTGTATATATGATATTAAGCATGAAATCAAATTCATGACAGCTGGACAATGGACTCTTTGAGCTTCTTTAACTAATCTGTTGGTTAGTTTAATGTTGACAATGATACATCATTTATTTCTTCTAGTGGGGAAACCCAGTACAACAAAGAAGGCCTCCTACAAGGTATGCAACAGGAGTATGATTCATGATATCTATACTAAGATACTGagaaaatctaatcaatttctccctctttctttcttgacCTTTCTCTGCATCCTACTTTAATCTTCCCATCCTCCTCAACCCAGGCCAGGCTATAGATTCACCTCTGTCTGAGACTGGGCTACAGCAGGCCGAGGCTGCAGGCCAGTACCTGAAAGATGTCAAGTTCAGCAACGTGTTTGTCAGTGATATGCTGCGGGCCCGGCAGGTACCATGTTGTAGTTTTGCAATGGGAGCAAGCTATGAATCttaagatgaaaaatgaatcaaaactttgcaggatttgtaTGATTTCATGTAATGGAAATACACTACCGAATTTCTTATGTACATTAAATAACTGTCTTCAAATCAAGGACCTCACACCTGAGAAATAGAGAAACTTTATACAAcattccttcttcctctctgttgtcAGATAATCTCTCAGTATGTCATGagatgattgtgtttttttttcttctagactgctgaaacaataatgaaacacaacagcagtTGTTCTGGTCTACAAATGGCATGTGACCCTTTACTTAAAGAGATAGTGAGTGACACCTCTTCTGTGTGATGTTATAACTTCATAGCTAaattttttctcattaaaacggtatcttaattcattttaattcaaataataaataagctGAGTTATCCAGTTAATGACTTGTGTTTCAGAGCTTCGGAATAGCAGAGGGTGGACGAGTGCAGGATGTGAAGGACATGGCCAAGGCAGCCGGTCAGTCATTTCCGGGCTTCACACCTCCAAAGGGGGAGACTCAGGAGCAGGTGAGGTTGGGGTGGCAGCTCAGAAAGAATGGAGTAACTGCTTGTCAAaggatttattttaatattggtCCTCCTCTTGGTCTTTTCCCACATgcatttgtttgtctctctctttttcctcctcctcttcttgttATTCTGTTGTTaattgtgacattttcacaaaatTGCTTGGATTAAAATCATGCTCTGCACAGGGTACCAACAGCACTGTACTTTAACTagaatttatttgtttgttaacCTACTGCTGATTCCaaaatttctttttcagttgtGTGTCCATGAGCTAGGATCATCTTGGCATTCAAGGCTTTTTGAAAATGACCTATGAGTACTCATGCAATAATGTACTGTAGTAATAATGTACTAACAACTCATGGGTCAGACCACAGCCTCGACCTTCATTTTGATCTAAACTACACACCTGGGAAGTTTCATGACtatcttgcacagttgtgacACTACCGCAGTGACAAAATCTATCcgcagacatataaacacctgccaaagcaCTCAAATCAACCTCTGTGGCAGTTCCCACCACACTAGGTGTCTATAGGACGATATTTTGCCATGacgacacagacacacacagactcacaaggtgaaaacaataccgGCTCTGCTGTCGTGGCtggtaataatagtaatgatgaaattaaatcCTTATGCACACTTACCTCCAGTCATGGATATAGCATGTGCCCTGATGCAATGTACACATAGTAAGCTACCACTAGGTGGCAGAAAACACTCATGTCCTCAGTCGACCACTTTCTCTGCAAGGATGTAACATGCTATGTCATGGCCTCTTTGCATCCACACGATTGTGTTTCTTATGTATCTGCCAGAACACTTGGTGTGAATCGGGGGGGGGTCAAAGTACGTGCCCTTCCACTGTCAAACAACTGCAGAGTGTTCGTCACTGCCCCTGATTAAAAAGTCACTGCTTAGCTTTCTGTTATTTGTGTTAGAGGTTGTGTGGGAGGACTCTGGGGGGGTAGGGAGGGGGTTCTATTTCAAAGATACTTCGTCAGGCTTCATCTATTGGATCTTGGCTTGGACGTTAACTCTGTTCCAACCCTGTACGTGACCagcacatgatgatgatgatgcacatATACAAAGATAGATTTGACGTAAGCACAGAGCGCCCCAATCGGTGTCAGCG from Seriola aureovittata isolate HTS-2021-v1 ecotype China chromosome 10, ASM2101889v1, whole genome shotgun sequence encodes:
- the tigara gene encoding probable fructose-2,6-bisphosphatase TIGAR A gives rise to the protein MRCYSVINLKSMKTLRFGLTLVRHGETQYNKEGLLQGQAIDSPLSETGLQQAEAAGQYLKDVKFSNVFVSDMLRARQTAETIMKHNSSCSGLQMACDPLLKEISFGIAEGGRVQDVKDMAKAAGQSFPGFTPPKGETQEQVKERVKEFMEKMLQRIGDEHWNHRGEDETSSSAPPETSPVEGKPDDGVRGVPVHALVVTHGAYMCVVVRYFVEELHCSLPQGSDKAHMFALSPNTGLCRFILTLRKEDDRFKLSGISCVFVHRGDHVKQ